From a single Strix uralensis isolate ZFMK-TIS-50842 chromosome 25, bStrUra1, whole genome shotgun sequence genomic region:
- the TMEM234 gene encoding transmembrane protein 234: WQIPPTGAIRPLSPGCAAGEAAALVLVAVLWGSTGPFLRTGAAGLEEVRCQGRLQQLLAEIRFLGLNYKYMVPFLLNQGGSLLFYLTLASADLSLAVPLCNSLALIVTLVTGRILGEDFGGKRAVAGMLLTVLGVTLCVAGS; the protein is encoded by the exons TGGCAGATCCCCCCCACTGGGGCCATCAGGCCGCTGAGCCCAGGCTGTGCCGCAGGAGAGGCAGCGGCGCTGGTGCTGGTGGCCGTGCTGTGGGGCAGCACCGGGCCGTTCCTGCGGacgggcgcggcggggctggaggaggtgcGGTGCCAGGGCcgcctgcagcagctgctggccgAGATCCGCTTTCTGGGCCTCAACTACAAG TACATGGTGCCATTTCTGCTCAATCAAGGTGGATCTCTCCTCTTCTACCTCACCTTGGCATCCGCAG ATCTGTCCCTGGCAGTACCACTCTGTAACTCCCTGGCTTTGATAGTCACGCTGGTGACTGGGAGGATTCTGGGAGAGGACTTCGGTGGTAAAA GGGCTGTGGCAGGAATGCTGCTCACCGTCCTAGGAGTCACCCTCTGTGTAGCTGGTTCATGA
- the EIF3I gene encoding eukaryotic translation initiation factor 3 subunit I, producing the protein MKPILLQGHERSITQIKYNREGDLLFTVAKDPIVNVWYSVNGERLGTYNGHTGAVWCVDADWDTRHVLTGSADNSCRLWDCETGKQLALVKTSSAVRTCGFDFGGNIIMFSTDKQMGYQCFVSFFDLRDPSQIENNEPYMKIPCSDSKITSAVWGPLGEFIIAGHESGELNQFSAKSGEQLSNIKEHTKQINDIQTSRDMTMFITASKDNTAKLFDCTTLEHLKTFRTERPVNSAALSPIFDHVVLGGGQEAMDVTTTSTRIGKFEARFFHLAFEEEFGRVKGHFGPINSVAFHPDGKSYSSGGEDGYVRIHYFDPQYFEFEFEA; encoded by the exons ATG AAGCCGATCCTGCTGCAGGGCCATGAGCGCTCCATCACGCAGATCAAGTACAACCGGGAGGGAGACCTGCTCTTCACCGTGGCCAAAGATCCC ATTGTCAACGTGTGGTATTCAGTGAATGGAGAGAGGCTCGGCACCTACAACGGCCACACAGGAGCCGTCTGGTGCGTGGATGCAGACT GGGACACGCGACATGTGCTCACCGGCTCTGCGGATAACAGCTGTCGGCTCTGGGACTGTGAAACAG GAAAGCAGCTCGCCCTGGTGAAGACCAGCTCAGCGGTGAGGACGTGTGGCTTCGACTTTGGAGGAAACATCATCATGTTTTCCACGGACAAGCAGATGGGATATCAGTGTTTTGTGAGCTTCTTTGACCTCCGGGACCCCAGCCAGATCG aGAACAACGAGCCTTACATGAAAATCCCCTGCAGTGACTCTAAAATCACTAGTGCTGTGTGGGGCCCTCTGGGAGAGTTCATCATCGCAGGACATGAGAGCGGAGAGCTGAACCAGTTCAGTGCCAAG TCAGGGGAGCAGCTTTCAAACATCAAGGAACACACCAAGCAAATCAACGATATTCAGACCTCCAGGGACATGACCATGTTCATCACTGCCTCCAAGGACAACACAGCCAAG CTATTTGATTGCACGACACTTGAGCATCTGAAGACATTCCGGACGGAGCGACCGGTGAACTCTGCTGCACTCTCCCCCATTTTTGATCAC GTCGTGCTCGGTGGTGGGCAGGAGGCCATGGATGTGACCACGACCTCCACCAGGATTGGCAAATTTGAGGCCAG aTTCTTCCACTTGGCTTTTGAAGAAGAGTTTGGCAGAGTGAAGGGTCACTTTGGTCCGATAAATAGCGTTGCTTTTCACCCCGACGGGAAGAG TTACAGCAGCGGGGGTGAGGATGGCTACGTTCGCATCCACTACTTCGATCCCCAGTACTTTGAGTTTGAATTTGAAGCTTAA
- the LOC141954749 gene encoding myotubularin-related protein 9-like isoform X3 — MEFSELIKTATVENVLLSCAGLPAVKGTLCITSHHLLLSSCPGGDGQAGTVELWLLIRNVDAVEKRVQNLGWYQPPRTNGSPRDTRPQSLKLEEGWHLFPLQQYFQQIASQTSQWRLSDVNRDFTTCPTYPPTVIVPAAVDDDALRKAARFRQGGRFPVLSYYHPKNGTAMLRSSQPLTGPNRKRCREDEMLLGTVLDEGERGFIIDTRSAQAAKQARMTGGGTEPKSSYPQWRRLHRPLERGRPLQESFIKLVDACNDTTINMDRWLNRLESCRWLSHVKAALSTACLAAQCMDREEANVLVHGAEGTDTTLLVTALAQVILDPSCRTLAGFQGLLEREWIEAGHPFHLRCARSAYSHARLKQEAPLFLLFLDCVWQLSRQFPFSLEFGERLLLTLFDNAYTSAYGTFLCNNEKERCLCKVKENTHSLWAWLNQPGERKKYLNPLYLPNALVIWPSVEPQSIQLWQGLFFRWIRSSQYLDEAWAEIQQLVEGNEPPVKDSAGNRLSRSLSDPTARPENGR; from the exons ATGGAGTTCTCAGAGCTGATCAAGACGGCGACGGTGGAGAACGTGCTGCTGTCGtgcgcggggctgccggcggTGAAGGGCACCCTGTGCATCACCAGCCAccacctgctcctctcctcctgccccggGGGGGACGGCCAGGCCGGCACCGTGGAGCTCTGGCTGCTCATCCGCAACGTGGACGCCGTGGAGAAGAG AGTGCAGAATTTAGGCTGGTACCAGCCCCCCCGGACTAACGGCTCCCCGCGAGACACCAG ACCCCAGAGCCTGAAGCTCGAGGAAGGATGGCACCTTTTCCCCCTCCAGCAGTACTTCCAACAGATCGCCTCGCAG ACGAGCCAGTGGCGGCTGAGCGACGTGAACCGGGATTTCACCACCTGCCCCACGTACCCTCCCACCGTCATCGTGCCGGCGGCGGTGGACGATGACGCTTTGCGGAAGGCTGCCCGTTTCCGGCAGGGCGGGCGATTTCCCGTCCTCAGCTACTACCACCCCAAGAACGGCACC GCGATGCTCCGCAGCAGCCAGCCGCTGACGGGCCCCAACCGAAAGCGCTGCCGTGAGGACGAGATGCTGCTGGGAACGGTCCTGGATGAGGGGGAACGGGGCTTTATCATCGACACGCGGTCGGCCCAGGCGGCGAAGCAGGCGCGGATGACAGGGGGGGGCACGGAGCCCAAATCCTCCTACCCACAGTGGAGGAGGCTGCACCGGCCCCTGGAGAG AGGCCGCCCGCTGCAGGAGAGTTTTATTAAGCTGGTGGACGCCTGCAACGACACCACGATCAACATGGACCGGTGGCTGAACCGGCTGGAGAGCTGCCGCTGGCTCAGCCACGTCAAGGCGGCCCTGAGCACGGCCTGCCTGGCTGCACAGTGCATGGACAG GGAGGAGGCCAACGTGCTGGTGCACGGGGCGGAGGGGACGGACACGACGCTGCTGGTGACAGCGCTGGCCCAGGTGATCCTGGACCCGTCCTGCCGCACGCTGGCAGGTTTCCAGGGGCTGCTGGAGCGGGAGTGGATCGAG GCTGGTCACCCCTTCCACCTCCGCTGCGCCCGCTCTGCCTACTCCCACGCCCGGCTGAAGCAGGAGGcgccccttttcctcctcttcctcgacTGCGTGTGGCAGCTGAGCCGGCAGTTCCCCTTCTCCCTGGAGTTCGGCGAGCgcctcctcctcaccctctttGACAACGCCTACACCTCCGCCTATGGCACCTTCCTCTGCAACAACGAGAAGGAGAG GTGCCTGTGTAAAGTGAAGGAGAACACGCACTCCCTCTGGGCCTGGCTGAACCAGcctggggagaggaagaagtACCTGAACCCTCTCTACTTGCCCAACGCCCTGGTTATCTGGCCCTCGGTCGAGCCCCAAAGCATCCAGCTCTGGCAAG GTTTATTCTTCCGCTGGATCCGTTCATCCCAGTACCTGGATGAGGCCTGGGCAGAGATCCAGCAGTTAGTAGAGGGCAACGAGCCCCCCGTCAAGGACAGCGCAGGGAACAGGCTGAGCCGGTCCCTCTCTGACCCCACTGCCCGGCCGGAGAACGGAAGATGA
- the LOC141954749 gene encoding myotubularin-related protein 9-like isoform X1 — protein MEFSELIKTATVENVLLSCAGLPAVKGTLCITSHHLLLSSCPGGDGQAGTVELWLLIRNVDAVEKRVQNLGWYQPPRTNGSPRDTRLANSSGTITLRCKDLKVLQLEIPGMEECLNIASSIEALSSVDSVMMMYPFFYRPQSLKLEEGWHLFPLQQYFQQIASQTSQWRLSDVNRDFTTCPTYPPTVIVPAAVDDDALRKAARFRQGGRFPVLSYYHPKNGTAMLRSSQPLTGPNRKRCREDEMLLGTVLDEGERGFIIDTRSAQAAKQARMTGGGTEPKSSYPQWRRLHRPLERGRPLQESFIKLVDACNDTTINMDRWLNRLESCRWLSHVKAALSTACLAAQCMDREEANVLVHGAEGTDTTLLVTALAQVILDPSCRTLAGFQGLLEREWIEAGHPFHLRCARSAYSHARLKQEAPLFLLFLDCVWQLSRQFPFSLEFGERLLLTLFDNAYTSAYGTFLCNNEKERCLCKVKENTHSLWAWLNQPGERKKYLNPLYLPNALVIWPSVEPQSIQLWQGLFFRWIRSSQYLDEAWAEIQQLVEGNEPPVKDSAGNRLSRSLSDPTARPENGR, from the exons ATGGAGTTCTCAGAGCTGATCAAGACGGCGACGGTGGAGAACGTGCTGCTGTCGtgcgcggggctgccggcggTGAAGGGCACCCTGTGCATCACCAGCCAccacctgctcctctcctcctgccccggGGGGGACGGCCAGGCCGGCACCGTGGAGCTCTGGCTGCTCATCCGCAACGTGGACGCCGTGGAGAAGAG AGTGCAGAATTTAGGCTGGTACCAGCCCCCCCGGACTAACGGCTCCCCGCGAGACACCAG gctcGCCAACTCCTCCGGCACCATCACGCTCCGGTGCAAAGACCTGAAGGTGCTGCAGCTGGAGATCCCAGGCATGGAGGAGTGTCTCAACATCGCCAGCTCCATCGAG GCCCTCTCCTCGGTGGACTCCGTGATGATGATGTACCCGTTCTTCTACAGACCCCAGAGCCTGAAGCTCGAGGAAGGATGGCACCTTTTCCCCCTCCAGCAGTACTTCCAACAGATCGCCTCGCAG ACGAGCCAGTGGCGGCTGAGCGACGTGAACCGGGATTTCACCACCTGCCCCACGTACCCTCCCACCGTCATCGTGCCGGCGGCGGTGGACGATGACGCTTTGCGGAAGGCTGCCCGTTTCCGGCAGGGCGGGCGATTTCCCGTCCTCAGCTACTACCACCCCAAGAACGGCACC GCGATGCTCCGCAGCAGCCAGCCGCTGACGGGCCCCAACCGAAAGCGCTGCCGTGAGGACGAGATGCTGCTGGGAACGGTCCTGGATGAGGGGGAACGGGGCTTTATCATCGACACGCGGTCGGCCCAGGCGGCGAAGCAGGCGCGGATGACAGGGGGGGGCACGGAGCCCAAATCCTCCTACCCACAGTGGAGGAGGCTGCACCGGCCCCTGGAGAG AGGCCGCCCGCTGCAGGAGAGTTTTATTAAGCTGGTGGACGCCTGCAACGACACCACGATCAACATGGACCGGTGGCTGAACCGGCTGGAGAGCTGCCGCTGGCTCAGCCACGTCAAGGCGGCCCTGAGCACGGCCTGCCTGGCTGCACAGTGCATGGACAG GGAGGAGGCCAACGTGCTGGTGCACGGGGCGGAGGGGACGGACACGACGCTGCTGGTGACAGCGCTGGCCCAGGTGATCCTGGACCCGTCCTGCCGCACGCTGGCAGGTTTCCAGGGGCTGCTGGAGCGGGAGTGGATCGAG GCTGGTCACCCCTTCCACCTCCGCTGCGCCCGCTCTGCCTACTCCCACGCCCGGCTGAAGCAGGAGGcgccccttttcctcctcttcctcgacTGCGTGTGGCAGCTGAGCCGGCAGTTCCCCTTCTCCCTGGAGTTCGGCGAGCgcctcctcctcaccctctttGACAACGCCTACACCTCCGCCTATGGCACCTTCCTCTGCAACAACGAGAAGGAGAG GTGCCTGTGTAAAGTGAAGGAGAACACGCACTCCCTCTGGGCCTGGCTGAACCAGcctggggagaggaagaagtACCTGAACCCTCTCTACTTGCCCAACGCCCTGGTTATCTGGCCCTCGGTCGAGCCCCAAAGCATCCAGCTCTGGCAAG GTTTATTCTTCCGCTGGATCCGTTCATCCCAGTACCTGGATGAGGCCTGGGCAGAGATCCAGCAGTTAGTAGAGGGCAACGAGCCCCCCGTCAAGGACAGCGCAGGGAACAGGCTGAGCCGGTCCCTCTCTGACCCCACTGCCCGGCCGGAGAACGGAAGATGA
- the LOC141954749 gene encoding myotubularin-related protein 9-like isoform X2, with translation MEFSELIKTATVENVLLSCAGLPAVKGTLCITSHHLLLSSCPGGDGQAGTVELWLLIRNVDAVEKRLANSSGTITLRCKDLKVLQLEIPGMEECLNIASSIEALSSVDSVMMMYPFFYRPQSLKLEEGWHLFPLQQYFQQIASQTSQWRLSDVNRDFTTCPTYPPTVIVPAAVDDDALRKAARFRQGGRFPVLSYYHPKNGTAMLRSSQPLTGPNRKRCREDEMLLGTVLDEGERGFIIDTRSAQAAKQARMTGGGTEPKSSYPQWRRLHRPLERGRPLQESFIKLVDACNDTTINMDRWLNRLESCRWLSHVKAALSTACLAAQCMDREEANVLVHGAEGTDTTLLVTALAQVILDPSCRTLAGFQGLLEREWIEAGHPFHLRCARSAYSHARLKQEAPLFLLFLDCVWQLSRQFPFSLEFGERLLLTLFDNAYTSAYGTFLCNNEKERCLCKVKENTHSLWAWLNQPGERKKYLNPLYLPNALVIWPSVEPQSIQLWQGLFFRWIRSSQYLDEAWAEIQQLVEGNEPPVKDSAGNRLSRSLSDPTARPENGR, from the exons ATGGAGTTCTCAGAGCTGATCAAGACGGCGACGGTGGAGAACGTGCTGCTGTCGtgcgcggggctgccggcggTGAAGGGCACCCTGTGCATCACCAGCCAccacctgctcctctcctcctgccccggGGGGGACGGCCAGGCCGGCACCGTGGAGCTCTGGCTGCTCATCCGCAACGTGGACGCCGTGGAGAAGAG gctcGCCAACTCCTCCGGCACCATCACGCTCCGGTGCAAAGACCTGAAGGTGCTGCAGCTGGAGATCCCAGGCATGGAGGAGTGTCTCAACATCGCCAGCTCCATCGAG GCCCTCTCCTCGGTGGACTCCGTGATGATGATGTACCCGTTCTTCTACAGACCCCAGAGCCTGAAGCTCGAGGAAGGATGGCACCTTTTCCCCCTCCAGCAGTACTTCCAACAGATCGCCTCGCAG ACGAGCCAGTGGCGGCTGAGCGACGTGAACCGGGATTTCACCACCTGCCCCACGTACCCTCCCACCGTCATCGTGCCGGCGGCGGTGGACGATGACGCTTTGCGGAAGGCTGCCCGTTTCCGGCAGGGCGGGCGATTTCCCGTCCTCAGCTACTACCACCCCAAGAACGGCACC GCGATGCTCCGCAGCAGCCAGCCGCTGACGGGCCCCAACCGAAAGCGCTGCCGTGAGGACGAGATGCTGCTGGGAACGGTCCTGGATGAGGGGGAACGGGGCTTTATCATCGACACGCGGTCGGCCCAGGCGGCGAAGCAGGCGCGGATGACAGGGGGGGGCACGGAGCCCAAATCCTCCTACCCACAGTGGAGGAGGCTGCACCGGCCCCTGGAGAG AGGCCGCCCGCTGCAGGAGAGTTTTATTAAGCTGGTGGACGCCTGCAACGACACCACGATCAACATGGACCGGTGGCTGAACCGGCTGGAGAGCTGCCGCTGGCTCAGCCACGTCAAGGCGGCCCTGAGCACGGCCTGCCTGGCTGCACAGTGCATGGACAG GGAGGAGGCCAACGTGCTGGTGCACGGGGCGGAGGGGACGGACACGACGCTGCTGGTGACAGCGCTGGCCCAGGTGATCCTGGACCCGTCCTGCCGCACGCTGGCAGGTTTCCAGGGGCTGCTGGAGCGGGAGTGGATCGAG GCTGGTCACCCCTTCCACCTCCGCTGCGCCCGCTCTGCCTACTCCCACGCCCGGCTGAAGCAGGAGGcgccccttttcctcctcttcctcgacTGCGTGTGGCAGCTGAGCCGGCAGTTCCCCTTCTCCCTGGAGTTCGGCGAGCgcctcctcctcaccctctttGACAACGCCTACACCTCCGCCTATGGCACCTTCCTCTGCAACAACGAGAAGGAGAG GTGCCTGTGTAAAGTGAAGGAGAACACGCACTCCCTCTGGGCCTGGCTGAACCAGcctggggagaggaagaagtACCTGAACCCTCTCTACTTGCCCAACGCCCTGGTTATCTGGCCCTCGGTCGAGCCCCAAAGCATCCAGCTCTGGCAAG GTTTATTCTTCCGCTGGATCCGTTCATCCCAGTACCTGGATGAGGCCTGGGCAGAGATCCAGCAGTTAGTAGAGGGCAACGAGCCCCCCGTCAAGGACAGCGCAGGGAACAGGCTGAGCCGGTCCCTCTCTGACCCCACTGCCCGGCCGGAGAACGGAAGATGA
- the FAM167B gene encoding protein FAM167B has protein sequence MPFGELKFKELGEEEPTWEEESLDSVKALTAKLKLQTRRPSYLEWEARVRGQPWRSRTPGGARGAEQGPGHPEDEEEWDGGVCGFATVEAALEWLRMELREMQAVDQRLAQQLMRLRAQLHRLKVEQACHQHKEMLDDATFGLEGCEEDSDLLCNIPPKAAFLLSMPLKHIGVTRMNINSRRFSLC, from the exons ATGCCCTTTGGTGAGCTGAAGTTCAAGGAGCTGGGCGAGGAGGAGCCcacctgggaggaggagagcCTGGACAGCGTGAAGGCGCTGACGGCCAAGCTGAAGCTGCAGACGCGGAGACCTTCCTACCTGGAGTGGGAAGCCCGGGTGAGGGGGCAGCCCTGGCGCAGCCGGACCcccgggggggcacggggggcagagcagggcccTGGGCACCCCGAGGATGAGGAGGAGTGGGATGGTGGCGTCTGTGGCTTCGCCACCGTGGAGGCGGCTCTGGAGTGGCTCAGGATGGAGCTG CGGGAGATGCAGGCTGTGGACCAGCGCCTGGCGCAGCAGCTGATGCGCCTGCGGGCGCAGCTGCACCGGCTGAAGGTGGAGCAGGCCTGCCACCAGCACAAGGAGATGCTGGACGACGCTACCTTCGGCCTCGAGGGCTGTGAGGAAGACTCGGACCTGCTCTGCAACATCCCACCCAAGGCCGCCTTCCTGCTCTCCATGCCGCTCAAGCACATCGGTGTCACCCGCATGAACATCAACTCCCGACGGTTCTCCCTCTGCTGA